A DNA window from Ignavibacteriales bacterium contains the following coding sequences:
- a CDS encoding site-2 protease family protein, producing MINKKTKIYHLILYGILFLATFLTTTLAGVQWLNQDPLELSNFSSGIQYSSFILIFLLSHEFGHYFAAKFHNVETTLPYFIPAPPFLINPFGTMGALIRMKSTPRTTSALFDIGIAGPIAGFCVSIIFLVLGFFTLPQKDYIFTIHPEYQALNIIPSNGLYFGDSLLFTIFEKIIPKSVFFPPMNEIYHYPYLCVGWFGLFVTGLNLMPVGQLDGGHIVYAMFGNKIHRIVARIFFFSLILAGLISVIHAIISQIYPASIGWLVWGIMLYFIVKLDHPQTAIVEHLSTRRKLLGLFSLVIFILSFSPIPFIDIP from the coding sequence ATGATTAATAAAAAAACGAAAATTTATCACCTAATTCTCTACGGTATTTTATTTTTAGCTACATTTTTGACTACAACTTTAGCCGGCGTACAATGGTTAAATCAAGATCCTTTAGAACTGTCAAATTTTTCATCCGGGATTCAATATTCATCTTTTATTCTTATTTTTCTACTCAGCCACGAATTCGGGCATTATTTCGCTGCAAAATTTCATAATGTCGAAACAACACTGCCTTATTTCATCCCTGCACCACCGTTTTTGATAAATCCGTTCGGGACTATGGGAGCTTTGATAAGAATGAAATCAACCCCTCGTACAACATCTGCCTTATTTGATATTGGCATTGCGGGTCCCATCGCCGGATTTTGTGTGAGCATCATTTTTCTGGTTTTGGGATTTTTCACCCTCCCGCAAAAAGATTATATCTTTACTATCCACCCTGAGTATCAGGCGCTGAATATTATTCCTTCCAACGGATTATATTTCGGTGATTCTTTATTATTCACGATATTTGAAAAAATTATACCAAAATCCGTGTTTTTTCCCCCGATGAATGAGATTTATCATTATCCGTATTTATGTGTCGGTTGGTTCGGGTTGTTTGTAACAGGACTTAATCTTATGCCAGTAGGTCAATTGGATGGTGGGCATATTGTTTATGCTATGTTTGGAAATAAAATACATCGAATTGTAGCCCGAATTTTCTTTTTCAGTCTAATTTTAGCTGGATTAATAAGCGTTATCCATGCGATCATCTCTCAAATTTATCCGGCGTCAATCGGATGGCTCGTTTGGGGGATAATGTTGTATTTTATCGTAAAATTAGACCACCCACAAACAGCGATTGTTGAACATTTATCAACCAGGAGGAAATTAT
- a CDS encoding sigma-54-dependent Fis family transcriptional regulator codes for MEKEIKTKNTEEQKTTGMEYPIIGKSRSIEQLIKQINSLAKTRRDVLVIGEAGIGKGAVAKNIHSTGSQEGEHKPFMSINLSVLDDKELEAVLFGYERGGDGLPYSTKRGLFELANGGTVLIEEIEEASFRNQMKILSFMNERATRRIGSVKAEPIDIRLIVTVKEDPRILVEKRKLMDDLVIKMNDFDRIVIPPLRERPEDIPLLIKHFANELCHELGIGELVIDINAIDVLVRQTWRENIRELKAVVDKSVLFSNSGRFMLPPELVDEKTEVVKMINNIANGQDFILDRSLDAIEKGIIERALQKFAFNQSRAASFLGMTEQTLRYKLKRLNIASARTRV; via the coding sequence ATGGAAAAAGAAATTAAAACAAAAAATACTGAAGAGCAGAAAACAACCGGTATGGAATATCCAATTATTGGCAAAAGTCGATCCATAGAACAACTTATCAAGCAAATCAATTCGCTCGCAAAAACTCGTCGTGATGTTTTGGTAATCGGGGAAGCTGGTATTGGAAAAGGGGCGGTTGCAAAAAATATTCATTCAACCGGCAGCCAAGAAGGCGAACACAAACCGTTCATGTCAATTAACCTCTCAGTGCTCGATGATAAAGAATTAGAAGCTGTGCTGTTCGGTTATGAGCGTGGTGGTGATGGATTGCCATACTCTACTAAACGTGGTCTATTCGAGTTGGCTAATGGTGGTACCGTTCTTATCGAGGAAATCGAGGAAGCCAGCTTTCGGAATCAGATGAAAATTCTCTCATTCATGAATGAAAGGGCAACACGCCGCATCGGCAGTGTGAAAGCAGAACCGATAGATATCAGATTGATTGTAACCGTAAAGGAGGATCCAAGAATTCTTGTTGAAAAAAGAAAATTGATGGATGATTTAGTCATTAAGATGAACGATTTCGACAGGATTGTGATTCCACCGCTCAGGGAAAGACCTGAAGATATTCCTCTTCTTATCAAACATTTTGCGAATGAATTGTGTCATGAACTTGGAATTGGTGAACTGGTAATAGATATAAATGCGATTGATGTTTTAGTTAGGCAAACATGGCGCGAGAACATACGTGAACTGAAAGCCGTCGTCGATAAATCGGTTCTCTTTTCAAACAGCGGTCGTTTTATGCTTCCACCCGAGCTCGTGGATGAAAAGACCGAAGTTGTAAAAATGATTAACAACATTGCAAATGGGCAAGATTTTATTCTCGATCGTTCTCTTGATGCGATAGAAAAAGGTATTATTGAAAGGGCGTTACAAAAATTCGCATTTAATCAATCGCGCGCCGCCTCTTTTTTGGGTATGACAGAACAAACTCTCCGCTATAAGCTTAAACGTCTTAATATAGCGAGTGCAAGAACACGCGTTTAA
- a CDS encoding glycosyltransferase encodes MLLIILFTAIGIYLIELIILRIGIWKSDHLSQQLGYEPYVTIMVAARDEEEFIGDCITSLLKIDYPENKFEIIIVNDSSTDKTPEIVQSFAHTGRNLRMVTTTTGTGNLRGKANAIAQGMETAIGEIVLFTDADCRVPKNWVKETVKYFGDDTGIVGGFTLLNANRSFEGIQALDWLFLFGLASATSGLKIPLTAIGNNLAIRMQAYKEVGGYKDIPFSVTEDYALVQSILQRTEYKIKFPLEPNCLVQSSACKSWEQLYRQKKRWGVGGTDMILRGYLIMFVGWMAKFLILISLFFLDPKITAVAFVITSIGEMIFLEKILGRFRVRKYFKFVFPFLLYFLIYVLVIPFIAFFSRNVVWKKRSLT; translated from the coding sequence ATGCTGTTGATTATACTTTTTACCGCAATCGGAATATATCTGATCGAACTAATAATCCTACGAATAGGGATTTGGAAATCGGATCATCTTTCACAACAACTCGGGTATGAACCCTATGTAACTATAATGGTTGCCGCCCGCGATGAAGAGGAATTCATAGGTGATTGCATAACATCCCTTCTTAAAATCGATTATCCCGAAAATAAATTTGAAATTATTATCGTCAACGATTCATCGACTGATAAAACACCGGAAATAGTTCAATCATTTGCTCATACCGGAAGAAATCTTAGAATGGTCACAACCACGACTGGCACCGGGAATCTACGCGGAAAGGCAAATGCGATTGCCCAGGGTATGGAAACAGCGATAGGTGAAATAGTATTATTCACAGATGCCGATTGTCGCGTACCAAAAAACTGGGTAAAGGAAACTGTAAAATATTTCGGTGATGATACAGGTATCGTGGGTGGATTCACGTTGTTAAACGCAAATCGTTCATTCGAGGGGATCCAGGCACTCGATTGGTTATTTCTTTTCGGGCTTGCATCTGCAACATCGGGTTTAAAGATTCCATTAACTGCGATTGGAAATAATCTTGCCATAAGAATGCAAGCATACAAAGAGGTTGGCGGTTACAAGGATATTCCATTCAGTGTAACAGAAGATTATGCCCTGGTTCAATCGATCTTACAACGAACGGAGTACAAAATTAAATTCCCTCTTGAACCAAATTGTTTAGTACAGAGCAGTGCCTGTAAAAGCTGGGAACAATTATATCGTCAAAAAAAACGGTGGGGTGTTGGTGGCACCGATATGATTTTGAGAGGATATTTGATAATGTTTGTTGGGTGGATGGCTAAGTTTCTTATACTGATATCATTATTTTTCCTGGATCCTAAAATTACAGCGGTTGCATTTGTAATAACAAGTATTGGAGAAATGATTTTTCTTGAAAAAATATTAGGACGATTCAGAGTAAGGAAATATTTTAAATTTGTATTCCCATTTTTACTGTATTTCTTGATATATGTTTTAGTTATTCCATTTATCGCATTTTTTAGTCGAAACGTGGTCTGGAAAAAAAGATCTCTTACATAA
- the udk gene encoding uridine kinase produces the protein MKTPLVIGIAGGTGSGKTTVTKKILNSLDPANVAVLRHDYYYKDLSSFGSLSPQMINFDHPDALETSLLIEHLRELRSGKPIRQPNYDYTTYKRLDAISVIEPTGVIIVEGILIFLEKALRKLMDIKIFVDTDADERLLRRLKRDLLERGRSIESVMEQYISTVKPMHLEFVEPSKRWADIIIPEGGENEVAIDMVVVKIREMLARNPK, from the coding sequence ATGAAAACGCCTCTCGTAATAGGTATTGCCGGTGGAACAGGATCGGGTAAAACCACTGTAACAAAAAAAATCCTGAATTCACTTGATCCAGCTAATGTCGCTGTGCTTCGTCATGATTATTATTACAAAGATCTATCTTCTTTTGGTTCTCTATCACCACAAATGATAAATTTTGATCATCCCGATGCGCTTGAAACCTCACTCCTAATCGAACATCTTCGGGAATTACGATCAGGTAAACCTATCAGACAACCTAACTACGATTATACAACTTACAAACGATTAGATGCTATCTCTGTTATTGAACCAACTGGTGTAATCATCGTTGAAGGAATTCTGATATTCCTTGAGAAAGCATTACGCAAATTAATGGATATTAAAATCTTTGTAGATACCGATGCCGATGAGAGACTTCTACGTCGATTAAAGCGTGATTTATTAGAGCGTGGTCGGTCGATTGAGTCGGTAATGGAACAATATATCTCCACCGTTAAACCGATGCATCTTGAATTCGTTGAACCGTCAAAGAGATGGGCGGATATTATCATACCCGAGGGTGGCGAAAACGAAGTTGCGATAGATATGGTTGTAGTCAAGATTCGAGAGATGTTAGCCCGGAATCCAAAATAA
- a CDS encoding insulinase family protein — protein sequence MTKNLSGIGSQISALRTNYNKTILPNGLRIVTEEIPYVRSVSVGVWIDVGSRDEIESTNGITHFIEHMVFKGTKRFNNQQIARSLESVGGYLNAFTTKEHTCFYARILDEHVERALDVISDLIQHPTLNIKEIEKEKLVVLEELKNIEDDPDDLIHDVLDKNVYRKHSLGYPVIGIAENIKSFTRVQMLEHIQNHFTPDKMVIAAAGNLDHKAFTDLVAKYFILNSKKKFSSNRDQHPGKSFLNTETIERPINQAYVCIGTRSYSIHSNMRYPLLLMNTILGEGMSSRLFQNIREKYGFAYSIFSFVNLLSDTGIFGVYVGTDNHNIERSLDLIYRELDKLKDKEISKAEISRTKAQMKGSLMLGLENMSNRMMRLGSGELYFNQYISLDEVIKNIDAINADNVLDIANKLLHKEKFSTVIFKPKKEN from the coding sequence ATGACAAAAAATTTATCCGGCATCGGTTCACAGATATCTGCATTGCGCACCAATTATAATAAAACGATTCTACCGAACGGGCTTCGAATTGTAACTGAAGAAATTCCTTATGTTCGGTCTGTTTCGGTTGGGGTTTGGATTGATGTTGGATCGCGCGATGAAATTGAATCGACTAACGGAATTACTCATTTCATTGAGCATATGGTATTCAAAGGAACGAAACGATTCAACAATCAGCAGATTGCGCGAAGTTTGGAATCTGTCGGCGGATATTTGAACGCTTTCACAACCAAAGAACATACTTGCTTCTATGCACGGATTTTAGATGAACATGTAGAGCGAGCGTTAGATGTAATTTCAGATTTAATTCAACATCCAACACTCAACATCAAAGAGATTGAAAAAGAAAAATTGGTTGTTTTGGAAGAACTTAAAAACATCGAAGATGATCCCGACGATTTGATTCACGATGTTCTTGACAAAAATGTCTATAGGAAACATTCTCTAGGTTATCCTGTCATTGGAATTGCTGAAAATATTAAGAGTTTTACCCGGGTGCAAATGTTGGAACACATTCAAAACCACTTTACTCCCGACAAAATGGTTATTGCTGCTGCAGGCAATCTGGATCATAAAGCATTTACAGATCTGGTAGCAAAATACTTTATACTCAATTCTAAAAAGAAATTTAGTTCGAATCGTGATCAACATCCGGGGAAGAGTTTCTTAAATACAGAAACGATTGAGAGGCCAATTAATCAAGCGTACGTTTGTATCGGCACCCGCAGTTATAGTATCCACAGCAATATGCGGTATCCGTTGTTGTTGATGAATACAATTTTAGGTGAAGGGATGAGCTCGCGCTTGTTTCAGAACATCAGGGAAAAATATGGTTTTGCTTATTCAATCTTTTCATTTGTCAACCTGTTAAGCGATACGGGTATATTCGGTGTTTATGTAGGTACAGATAACCATAACATCGAACGGTCTCTTGATTTAATATATCGGGAATTGGATAAATTGAAGGATAAGGAAATTAGTAAAGCCGAAATATCGCGAACGAAAGCTCAGATGAAAGGCAGTTTAATGCTTGGGCTTGAAAATATGTCGAACCGAATGATGCGGCTTGGCAGCGGTGAGTTATACTTTAACCAGTATATTTCTCTTGATGAGGTAATTAAAAATATAGATGCGATAAATGCGGACAATGTGCTTGATATCGCGAATAAGTTATTGCACAAAGAAAAATTCTCCACGGTAATATTCAAACCAAAAAAAGAAAATTAA
- a CDS encoding aminotransferase class I/II-fold pyridoxal phosphate-dependent enzyme has protein sequence MIYKSSLNPNLLIAEYAVRGPIVIKAQQLEEQGKKIIYCNIGNPQALKQRPLTYIRQMLSLVEYPELMNQSEIVRSYPRDIVARAKEFLKKHPHGTGAYTQSAGIPFIKQAVADFISKRDGISTNKDYIILTDGASKGVQAALMALLKAPQDGFMIPIPQYPLYSASISLYGGKQIGYYIDETGRWQLNKNILETSIAKAKADGINPVAIAVINPGNPTGAILSLENIKMIIEFAKKYSLSILADEVYQENVYDKEVKFHSLAKVMHLMGEKDVSLFSFHSVSKGFLGECGHRGGYTEFRNIPADVMAELVKLQSISLCANAVGQIATYLMVAPPQPGDDSYDLYVKERDYILNELKTKAEILGRDVNKIPGMSLETPQGAMYAFVKFELPHDRKIVLDKMSEEERIAYEAKRDSDYCMALLEETGICVVPGSGFGQITGTLHFRTTFLPPKDEIQEFVEKLKNFHIIYTNRLADSYK, from the coding sequence ATGATATATAAATCGTCACTAAATCCTAATCTATTAATCGCTGAGTACGCGGTGAGAGGACCGATAGTAATCAAGGCACAGCAACTTGAAGAGCAGGGAAAGAAAATAATATACTGCAATATCGGGAATCCTCAGGCACTAAAGCAAAGACCTTTGACCTATATCCGGCAGATGTTAAGCTTGGTTGAATACCCTGAACTGATGAACCAATCTGAAATAGTAAGAAGCTACCCGCGTGATATTGTCGCGCGGGCGAAAGAATTTTTAAAAAAACATCCGCATGGAACCGGCGCATACACGCAAAGCGCAGGTATACCTTTCATCAAACAGGCTGTTGCAGACTTTATCAGTAAGCGCGATGGCATTTCTACGAATAAAGATTACATAATTCTAACAGATGGCGCAAGTAAAGGTGTTCAGGCGGCGTTGATGGCGCTTCTGAAAGCACCTCAAGACGGATTTATGATTCCGATTCCTCAATACCCTCTTTACAGCGCAAGCATTTCTTTGTATGGCGGAAAACAAATCGGTTATTATATTGATGAGACGGGACGCTGGCAATTAAATAAAAATATCCTGGAAACGAGCATCGCAAAAGCAAAAGCCGATGGAATCAATCCTGTAGCTATTGCAGTTATTAATCCCGGGAATCCGACCGGCGCGATTCTCTCATTGGAAAATATCAAAATGATAATCGAGTTCGCGAAAAAATATTCACTCTCGATTCTCGCCGACGAGGTTTATCAGGAGAATGTATATGATAAGGAAGTGAAATTCCATTCACTTGCCAAAGTGATGCACCTGATGGGTGAGAAGGATGTTTCTCTATTCAGTTTTCACTCTGTCTCCAAAGGATTTCTTGGAGAATGCGGACACCGTGGAGGTTATACCGAATTCAGAAACATCCCTGCCGATGTCATGGCTGAATTAGTAAAACTCCAATCTATCAGTCTTTGCGCGAATGCGGTTGGGCAAATTGCAACCTACCTCATGGTTGCGCCACCTCAGCCGGGTGATGATAGTTATGATTTGTATGTCAAAGAGAGAGATTATATTTTAAATGAATTAAAAACAAAGGCAGAAATCTTAGGAAGAGATGTCAATAAAATTCCCGGTATGTCGCTTGAAACTCCACAAGGTGCCATGTACGCTTTTGTGAAGTTTGAACTTCCTCATGATCGGAAAATAGTTCTTGATAAAATGAGTGAAGAAGAAAGAATAGCTTATGAGGCGAAGCGGGATTCCGATTATTGCATGGCGTTGCTTGAAGAGACAGGAATTTGTGTTGTTCCCGGGTCCGGATTCGGCCAGATCACAGGTACTCTCCATTTCAGAACAACATTTTTACCACCCAAAGATGAAATCCAAGAATTTGTGGAAAAGTTGAAGAATTTTCATATAATATATACTAATCGTTTGGCTGATTCTTATAAATAA